A single region of the Pontibacter kalidii genome encodes:
- the lptE gene encoding LPS assembly lipoprotein LptE, translating into MTLKIKTRLLSYTLLLLLLVNGGCGIYSFTGTNLSPDIRTISIQNIENSTGEGPSNLTQVVTENLKNYYRRNTNLAIVQGEGDLQLAGQIVSFTYSPAAIQREGQQDIASLNRLTLSVQIRFANVKQPEKDFERTFTISQDFPQNVDVTQLSTAQIEQMSEQLVVDIFNKTVADW; encoded by the coding sequence ATGACATTGAAGATTAAAACCCGTTTACTCAGCTACACACTGCTGTTACTGCTGCTTGTTAACGGCGGCTGCGGCATTTACTCATTTACCGGCACCAACCTGTCGCCCGATATTAGAACCATCTCCATCCAAAACATCGAGAACAGCACCGGAGAGGGCCCTTCTAACCTGACGCAGGTAGTAACCGAAAACCTGAAGAATTATTACCGCCGCAATACCAACCTGGCCATTGTGCAGGGCGAGGGCGACTTGCAATTAGCAGGTCAGATCGTTAGCTTTACTTATTCGCCGGCGGCTATTCAGCGCGAGGGGCAGCAGGACATCGCCTCCCTTAACCGACTGACGCTTAGCGTACAGATTCGCTTTGCCAACGTGAAGCAGCCGGAGAAGGATTTCGAAAGAACTTTCACCATCTCGCAGGATTTTCCGCAGAACGTGGACGTGACCCAGCTCTCCACTGCCCAGATCGAGCAGATGTCGGAGCAGTTGGTGGTGGATATATTCAACAAAACCGTGGCAGACTGGTAA
- a CDS encoding peptide MFS transporter, whose product MDKQGTLFGHPKGLMVLFFTEMWERFSYYGMRGILVLFLVSNTKGGYGWTDEQALELYGTYTMFVYLMSIPGGILADKFLGQKKAVIIGGFTLVAGHLLMAYPPEWAFYTALVLIVLGTGLLKPNISTMVGGLYREGDSRRDSGFTIFYMGINLGALLASLIVGYVGEVYGWHYGFSLAGFGMVLGQIVFIWGRKYLTGVGNLEKNTKDEDRIFTKDQHGTPAAATGFMGFTRQEWDRIIVILISFIIVLVFWASFEQAGGLMNLFAKQYTDRVIFGWEIPTAWLQGLNSFFILTLGGIVAAVWLILAKRGINLPSIFKMGLGTSILGIGFIFMVFASLQRSSSPDGLSSLHWLVFAYMFHTIGELALSPVSLSFITKVAPKRIVASMMGLYFAVTGLANKLASLIGIWAVRLGELEVFMYIAGFTIFLGIVLMVLTKRINKLSHGMEDKKMDEQQAQTGQLLEAEVS is encoded by the coding sequence ATGGATAAACAAGGCACGCTGTTCGGTCATCCTAAAGGCCTGATGGTACTGTTTTTTACCGAAATGTGGGAACGTTTCAGCTACTATGGCATGCGTGGCATTTTGGTGCTGTTCCTCGTATCCAACACAAAAGGGGGGTATGGCTGGACCGACGAGCAGGCGTTGGAGCTTTACGGTACCTACACCATGTTCGTTTACCTCATGTCGATTCCGGGGGGGATTCTGGCGGATAAATTCCTGGGGCAGAAAAAGGCCGTTATCATAGGCGGTTTTACGCTGGTTGCGGGCCACTTATTGATGGCCTATCCGCCGGAGTGGGCATTCTACACGGCACTGGTGCTCATCGTGTTGGGCACAGGCCTGCTGAAGCCTAACATCTCTACCATGGTGGGTGGCCTCTACAGAGAGGGCGATAGCCGCCGTGACTCCGGTTTCACGATTTTCTACATGGGTATTAACCTTGGCGCTTTGCTTGCCTCTCTGATCGTTGGTTACGTTGGAGAGGTTTACGGCTGGCACTACGGCTTTAGCCTTGCCGGCTTTGGTATGGTGCTGGGCCAGATCGTATTTATCTGGGGCCGCAAGTACCTGACGGGAGTAGGCAACCTGGAGAAGAATACAAAAGACGAGGACAGGATCTTTACAAAGGATCAGCACGGAACTCCTGCTGCCGCTACGGGCTTCATGGGCTTCACAAGACAAGAGTGGGACAGAATCATTGTTATCCTGATCTCTTTTATTATTGTACTGGTGTTCTGGGCCTCGTTTGAACAGGCCGGCGGTTTGATGAACCTGTTTGCCAAGCAGTATACCGATCGGGTTATTTTTGGGTGGGAGATTCCTACTGCCTGGCTTCAAGGGCTTAACTCCTTCTTCATCCTGACATTAGGTGGCATTGTAGCTGCTGTTTGGCTGATTTTAGCGAAACGTGGCATAAACCTGCCTTCCATCTTTAAAATGGGCCTTGGTACCTCTATCCTGGGTATCGGCTTTATTTTCATGGTGTTTGCCTCGCTGCAGCGTTCATCCTCTCCTGACGGGCTTTCTTCGTTACACTGGCTAGTGTTTGCCTACATGTTCCATACCATCGGTGAGCTGGCACTTTCTCCGGTATCGCTCTCCTTCATCACCAAGGTAGCGCCTAAGCGTATCGTGGCCTCCATGATGGGCTTATACTTTGCCGTAACAGGCCTGGCGAATAAACTGGCCTCCCTTATCGGTATCTGGGCTGTGCGTTTAGGTGAGCTGGAGGTTTTCATGTACATCGCCGGTTTCACCATTTTCCTGGGTATCGTGTTGATGGTGCTGACCAAGCGCATTAACAAACTCTCGCATGGCATGGAAGACAAGAAAATGGATGAGCAGCAGGCCCAGACCGGCCAGCTGCTGGAGGCTGAAGTAAGCTAG
- the groES gene encoding co-chaperone GroES — MSINIKPLADRVIVAPAAAEEKTKSGIIIPDTAKEKPQRGEVVAVGEGKVSEQGALMKPQVNVGDTVLYGKYAGTEISVDGNDYLIMRESDILAVL, encoded by the coding sequence ATGTCAATCAACATCAAACCATTAGCAGACAGAGTGATTGTGGCTCCGGCTGCAGCAGAAGAAAAGACCAAATCTGGTATCATTATTCCTGACACTGCTAAAGAGAAACCTCAGCGTGGTGAGGTGGTAGCCGTTGGTGAAGGCAAAGTATCGGAGCAGGGAGCCCTGATGAAGCCACAGGTAAACGTTGGCGACACTGTGTTGTATGGCAAGTATGCCGGTACTGAGATCTCCGTGGATGGTAACGATTACCTGATCATGCGTGAGTCAGACATCCTGGCAGTTCTTTAA
- the groL gene encoding chaperonin GroEL (60 kDa chaperone family; promotes refolding of misfolded polypeptides especially under stressful conditions; forms two stacked rings of heptamers to form a barrel-shaped 14mer; ends can be capped by GroES; misfolded proteins enter the barrel where they are refolded when GroES binds), giving the protein MAKNITFDADARAKIKSGVDKLANAVKVTLGPKGRNVIIDKKFGAPTITKDGVSVAKEIELKDAIENMGAQLVKEVASKTADQAGDGTTTATVLAQAIYTAGIKNVAAGANPMDLKRGIDKAVHAVVENLRAQSKKIEKSSEIAQVGTISANNDAEIGKMISDAMDKVGKDGVITVEEAKGTETEVKTVEGMQFDRGYLSPYFVTNAEKMEADFDNPYILIYDKKVSTMKELLPVLEQVVQTGKGLVIIAEDVDGEALATLVVNKLRGSLKIAAVKAPGFGDRRKAMLEDIAILTGGTVISEERGYKLENATLEYLGQAEKVIIDKDNTTLVNGAGTKDDIVARINQIKSQMESTTSDYDREKLQERLAKLSGGVAILYIGASTEVEMKEKKDRVDDALHATRAAVEEGIVAGGGVALIRALDALNNIDVYNADEQTGVSIIKTALEAPLRTIVSNAGGEGSVVVQAVREGKTDYGYNARDDKYENMFAAGIIDPTKVTRLALENAASIAGLLLTTECVVSEEPEEDKGAPAMPGGMGGMGGMM; this is encoded by the coding sequence ATGGCTAAAAACATCACATTTGATGCCGACGCTCGCGCCAAGATTAAGTCTGGCGTAGATAAACTGGCAAACGCTGTTAAAGTTACCTTGGGCCCTAAAGGCCGCAACGTAATCATCGACAAGAAATTTGGTGCCCCTACCATTACAAAGGATGGTGTATCCGTAGCCAAAGAGATCGAGCTGAAAGACGCGATCGAGAACATGGGTGCGCAGCTGGTGAAAGAGGTTGCCTCTAAGACTGCTGACCAGGCGGGTGACGGTACGACTACTGCCACTGTACTTGCACAGGCAATCTACACGGCTGGTATCAAGAACGTAGCTGCCGGTGCTAACCCAATGGATCTGAAGCGCGGTATCGACAAAGCTGTTCATGCTGTGGTAGAAAACCTGCGTGCGCAGTCCAAGAAAATCGAAAAATCTTCTGAGATCGCTCAGGTGGGTACTATCTCTGCTAATAACGACGCTGAGATCGGTAAAATGATCTCTGATGCGATGGACAAGGTTGGTAAAGACGGTGTGATCACAGTAGAAGAGGCAAAAGGAACGGAAACTGAGGTGAAGACTGTGGAAGGTATGCAGTTTGACCGCGGTTACCTGTCTCCATACTTCGTGACAAACGCGGAGAAGATGGAAGCCGACTTCGATAACCCGTACATCCTGATTTACGACAAGAAGGTTTCTACCATGAAGGAGCTGCTGCCAGTACTGGAGCAGGTTGTTCAGACGGGTAAAGGCCTGGTGATCATCGCGGAAGACGTGGACGGTGAGGCGCTTGCCACGCTGGTAGTAAACAAACTGCGTGGCTCTCTAAAGATAGCCGCTGTGAAAGCCCCTGGCTTCGGCGACAGAAGAAAAGCTATGCTGGAGGACATTGCCATTCTAACTGGCGGTACTGTGATCTCTGAAGAGCGCGGTTACAAGCTGGAGAACGCTACGCTTGAGTACCTGGGCCAGGCTGAGAAAGTGATTATCGACAAAGATAACACGACGCTGGTTAACGGTGCCGGTACAAAAGACGATATTGTTGCGCGCATCAACCAGATCAAGTCTCAAATGGAGTCAACCACATCTGACTACGACAGAGAGAAGCTGCAGGAGCGTCTGGCGAAGCTTTCTGGCGGTGTCGCCATCCTTTACATCGGTGCTTCTACGGAAGTAGAGATGAAAGAGAAGAAAGATCGCGTAGATGATGCCCTGCATGCCACACGCGCTGCCGTTGAGGAAGGTATCGTGGCCGGTGGTGGCGTTGCCCTGATCCGTGCACTGGATGCCCTGAACAACATCGACGTTTATAATGCGGATGAGCAAACAGGTGTAAGCATCATCAAGACTGCCCTGGAGGCACCGCTTAGAACTATCGTTTCCAACGCTGGCGGTGAGGGTTCTGTAGTGGTACAAGCTGTGCGCGAAGGCAAGACCGATTACGGTTACAATGCCCGTGACGACAAATATGAGAACATGTTTGCGGCTGGTATCATCGACCCAACCAAAGTTACGCGTCTTGCCCTGGAGAACGCGGCTTCTATCGCTGGCCTGCTGCTGACGACAGAGTGCGTGGTTTCTGAGGAGCCGGAGGAAGATAAAGGTGCCCCAGCTATGCCAGGCGGCATGGGTGGCATGGGCGGCATGATGTAA
- the secG gene encoding preprotein translocase subunit SecG, with amino-acid sequence MYIALISIIIFICVLLVLVVLAQNPKGGGLSSQFGGSTSQLMGVKRTGDLLEKLTWGFAIALVVLTLGTHMIGSSGEGTMRSVNEERARQSQLPTAPAGALPGADTTAAIPGAGEIPTMVDTATQE; translated from the coding sequence ATGTATATCGCCCTTATTAGTATCATTATTTTTATCTGCGTGCTGCTTGTATTGGTTGTACTTGCTCAGAATCCTAAGGGAGGCGGCCTATCAAGCCAGTTTGGCGGTAGCACCAGCCAGCTAATGGGCGTTAAGCGCACCGGCGACCTGCTCGAGAAACTGACCTGGGGCTTTGCCATTGCATTGGTGGTGCTTACCCTGGGTACGCACATGATAGGTAGCTCAGGCGAAGGCACCATGCGAAGCGTAAACGAGGAGCGCGCGCGTCAGTCACAGCTGCCCACAGCCCCTGCCGGAGCTCTTCCGGGCGCTGACACTACTGCCGCTATCCCAGGCGCAGGTGAGATACCAACGATGGTAGATACTGCAACGCAAGAATAA